A region from the Cellvibrio sp. PSBB006 genome encodes:
- a CDS encoding response regulator transcription factor: MAELLAGEKVLIAEDHELYRDGLKLLFEEINRETHIYLAGNFPDALTILLREPDITLVMLDIRMPGTQDLDGLKEIRSRFPTLTIIVVSTLDFDTSTRQMIDAGANGFIAKSTPKHLMKKAIAEVLDGNIVIESEREGTDFIDLSQQQLATLRYLAEGLSNKEIASRLGVSPLTAKEYVSKVIERLNAANRTQAVLIAQKHGLLIDHLM; the protein is encoded by the coding sequence ATGGCAGAATTACTTGCAGGCGAAAAAGTGCTGATCGCAGAAGATCACGAACTCTATCGCGACGGCTTAAAATTGCTTTTCGAGGAAATAAATCGCGAAACGCACATATATCTGGCAGGAAATTTCCCTGATGCGCTGACAATACTTCTGCGTGAACCGGATATCACGCTGGTTATGCTGGATATCCGTATGCCAGGAACCCAGGACCTGGATGGTTTGAAGGAGATACGCAGCCGCTTTCCGACACTGACCATTATCGTTGTATCCACGCTGGATTTTGATACGAGTACCCGGCAGATGATCGATGCGGGCGCAAACGGTTTTATCGCCAAGTCCACCCCGAAACATTTAATGAAAAAAGCGATTGCCGAGGTTCTCGATGGCAATATCGTGATTGAGTCCGAGCGCGAAGGAACGGACTTTATCGATCTATCGCAACAGCAGCTGGCTACCCTGCGCTATTTAGCGGAAGGTTTATCCAATAAAGAAATCGCCAGTCGGCTCGGCGTATCGCCGCTGACAGCAAAAGAATATGTCTCTAAAGTCATTGAACGCCTTAACGCCGCAAACCGAACCCAGGCCGTGCTTATCGCGCAAAAGCATGGACTGCTGATCGACCATTTAATGTAA
- a CDS encoding YopT-type cysteine protease domain-containing protein, whose amino-acid sequence MPLPTDLEVLEKAEAYKGIHSWDVSQSHTILGRQAGRGVCFAASCYYISKHKAGGSLREFIGMYLENNKRTFVPLNQKAVGLIKTEQKHFRHFETPAFEAWLNHKSGVKKRGYGGGSVTRMNLLNSILAVNAGYMLFGFMPPDGSGHAVAMYFGTERRGKVPVRFFDVNFGEFLFRDRYEFFCFFEWLLFVGYGNSATSRYVFFHLV is encoded by the coding sequence ATGCCCTTACCCACCGACCTGGAAGTTCTGGAAAAAGCCGAAGCCTACAAAGGCATTCACTCGTGGGACGTGTCCCAATCCCATACGATATTGGGCAGACAGGCGGGGCGGGGTGTTTGCTTTGCCGCCTCCTGTTATTACATTTCAAAGCACAAAGCGGGTGGATCATTGAGAGAGTTCATCGGCATGTATTTGGAAAATAACAAGCGAACCTTCGTTCCCTTGAACCAAAAGGCGGTAGGCCTGATTAAAACCGAGCAGAAACATTTCAGGCATTTTGAGACACCGGCTTTCGAGGCTTGGCTGAATCATAAAAGTGGAGTGAAAAAGCGCGGCTACGGTGGCGGTTCTGTCACTAGAATGAACTTGTTGAACTCCATCCTGGCCGTAAACGCCGGGTATATGCTGTTCGGTTTTATGCCGCCGGACGGTAGTGGGCATGCGGTGGCGATGTATTTCGGTACTGAAAGACGAGGTAAGGTTCCGGTTCGGTTTTTTGATGTAAATTTTGGGGAGTTTTTGTTTAGGGATCGCTATGAATTTTTCTGCTTCTTCGAATGGCTGCTTTTCGTGGGTTACGGCAACAGCGCAACATCGCGTTACGTGTTCTTCCACCTCGTATAA
- a CDS encoding sensor histidine kinase, whose product MHISQSTFSELPVHLAVKWVVLVLLFSLTMSTVGAVPDTGDVLILSDPKARNDINSAPQASGLYTCPQGLNPDAVVELQRLATLKRINPHSLQTTTLPDFQENHRYCMFIAFRNETDQYQWKLHFSNFFLHKVKIILWDGTSLQAYQSDWASGVGTESINVLGRAFSLKLEHNKDYFMAVELTSRGLVAAPYVALMTKHQYQTWSAAMSDLYSLSTGVVLGLVLMALLCSVILKDITFFWFGISSLFLFSFFAIRSHLGLFLLHGDEDLPPWIWLWATIALLSFMLFARSFLLPEPEDRPLKKIFNAAIVIFLLSLLLSQFFSRQWNVAMYLLNGIIMITLIFSAGIVRVIEKGRYYLIFMLGWVPVLFSLVELVGTVTIEPKPGESTLSYKILREPLYQIVHMLIHFVAMLIRIDTLKKEKHQAEMKNEAKSRFLASVSHDLRQPLHSMGMFLAHLNDYVSSPAGQNVLTKVYGLHTAMNDSFKKLMDLSRLEAGAVKLNSESVDLRLLIARMQLEFEPYACAKGLKIRFRSNIKKLDTDPELLERILRNLLTNAIKYTEAGGVLVGFRRRRDHLLIQVWDTGCGISADDQRVIFDIYERSEKVSASHKGMGIGLAIVRHLVDLLGGEILVRSTESNTRAKTGTLFQVKLPYTETSNQETENKAKTGLRIIVDLPDTPMLSKVSGSLKSWGYLTTDESSEGGSVPITLIIMACAGQLTAESMADSVSHLEEQYGNVVIAMFCDHVDRELSGKLTALNVHILSAHYRPAQLRSLLRYLESFLLKKQT is encoded by the coding sequence ATGCACATCTCTCAATCAACCTTTTCAGAATTACCCGTCCACCTCGCGGTGAAATGGGTTGTTCTTGTTCTGCTTTTCAGTCTCACCATGTCGACGGTTGGCGCTGTGCCGGACACAGGTGATGTATTGATCCTGAGCGATCCCAAGGCACGCAATGATATTAACTCCGCTCCCCAGGCATCGGGGCTCTATACCTGCCCGCAGGGTTTGAACCCTGACGCTGTGGTAGAACTTCAACGCCTGGCGACGCTTAAGCGGATAAATCCACACAGCCTTCAAACCACAACACTGCCAGATTTTCAGGAAAATCACCGTTACTGTATGTTTATTGCATTTCGTAATGAAACGGATCAGTACCAGTGGAAGCTGCATTTCAGCAACTTTTTTCTGCATAAGGTAAAGATAATCTTATGGGATGGAACGAGCCTGCAGGCGTATCAATCGGATTGGGCGTCTGGTGTCGGCACAGAAAGCATTAATGTATTGGGTAGGGCGTTTTCACTAAAACTTGAGCACAACAAAGATTACTTTATGGCCGTGGAATTAACCTCGCGCGGCTTGGTGGCAGCACCCTATGTGGCGCTGATGACGAAACATCAATACCAGACATGGTCAGCCGCCATGAGCGACCTGTACAGCCTCAGCACCGGCGTGGTACTGGGGTTGGTATTGATGGCGTTGTTATGCAGTGTCATCCTCAAAGATATTACATTTTTCTGGTTCGGTATCTCATCACTGTTTTTGTTCTCGTTCTTTGCCATCCGAAGTCATTTGGGACTTTTTCTGCTGCATGGCGATGAAGATCTACCTCCCTGGATCTGGTTGTGGGCCACGATAGCGCTATTGAGTTTTATGCTGTTCGCGCGCTCGTTTTTACTACCGGAACCGGAAGACCGTCCGCTCAAAAAAATATTTAATGCAGCTATCGTTATCTTTCTATTGTCTCTGCTGTTAAGCCAGTTCTTCTCGCGACAGTGGAACGTAGCGATGTATTTGTTAAACGGCATCATCATGATAACGCTTATCTTTTCTGCCGGTATCGTGCGGGTCATTGAAAAAGGCCGCTATTACCTGATCTTTATGTTGGGTTGGGTTCCTGTACTTTTCTCGCTGGTAGAGCTTGTCGGAACGGTTACCATTGAGCCAAAGCCTGGTGAAAGTACCCTGTCATATAAAATTTTACGCGAACCGTTATATCAAATCGTCCACATGCTGATTCATTTTGTGGCCATGTTGATACGTATCGATACATTGAAAAAAGAAAAACATCAGGCAGAGATGAAGAATGAGGCCAAGTCACGTTTTCTCGCCTCGGTAAGTCATGACCTGCGTCAGCCGCTACACAGCATGGGTATGTTTCTGGCGCACCTGAATGATTACGTGAGTTCGCCAGCAGGGCAAAATGTCCTGACCAAAGTCTATGGCCTGCACACGGCGATGAATGATTCGTTCAAAAAATTAATGGATCTGAGCCGCCTTGAAGCCGGTGCGGTCAAGTTAAACAGTGAATCTGTTGACCTGCGTTTACTGATTGCACGCATGCAGCTTGAGTTCGAACCCTATGCTTGCGCAAAAGGATTAAAAATTCGCTTTAGAAGCAACATAAAAAAACTTGATACCGATCCCGAACTGCTTGAAAGAATCCTCCGGAATTTGCTAACTAACGCCATCAAGTACACGGAAGCAGGCGGCGTGCTGGTGGGGTTTCGTCGCCGGAGAGATCATCTGCTTATCCAGGTCTGGGATACGGGTTGTGGCATCAGCGCGGATGATCAGCGCGTGATTTTTGATATCTACGAGCGCTCAGAAAAAGTGTCAGCCAGTCATAAAGGCATGGGGATTGGTTTGGCGATTGTCAGGCACCTGGTGGATCTATTAGGTGGTGAAATCCTTGTACGATCAACTGAGTCGAATACTCGGGCGAAAACGGGAACATTATTTCAGGTCAAGTTGCCGTATACAGAAACCAGTAACCAGGAAACCGAGAACAAGGCCAAGACCGGTTTGCGCATTATCGTCGACCTGCCTGATACGCCCATGTTGAGTAAAGTGTCCGGTAGTTTAAAAAGTTGGGGTTATTTAACGACCGACGAGTCCAGCGAGGGTGGCAGTGTGCCGATAACGCTGATCATCATGGCGTGTGCCGGGCAGTTAACCGCTGAATCCATGGCTGACTCTGTAAGTCATTTGGAAGAACAATACGGGAATGTCGTGATTGCCATGTTTTGTGACCATGTTGATCGGGAATTGTCCGGAAAATTAACGGCGCTTAATGTCCATATTCTCTCGGCACATTATCGCCCCGCGCAATTGCGTTCATTGCTTCGTTACCTGGAAAGCTTTCTATTAAAAAAGCAAACTTAG
- a CDS encoding carbohydrate-binding protein: MTFFSHSRIVKKIAVLFASSLFAFPTFAQNEHNNLNQKLLMGYQGWFLAAGDNSPPNEWRHWFNSLTNPSAANLNIDMWPDMREYTQTYPTNMTYGDGSSARLFSSYDESTVMTHFKWMEDYGIHGVYLQRFLGEAVNDPRFFQVRNKVLQNVMTAAQTHGRQFAVMYDLSGVPDDGNLYNKLINDWEYLVQNYQMTTQGTYLKQENLPVIALWGIGFNERGLNPDTFAQIIDYFQNSAPPAYRAYVVGGVPGEWRTLTGDSETDARWAQVYRSLDMISPWTVGRYTNNTEVDNWKNQRIVPDMAAAAASGADYMPVIWPGFSWYNLHDGPLNQIPRNGGQFYWRQAYNALDAGAGFIYVAMFDEVDEATAMFKLAETSSDIPAQGNFVTLDADGTDLPSDWYLRLAGETQKILAGTSPLSATIPISPTDEPDVPVGEPKNPIIRHMFTADPSAHVWDDGRLYIYASHDIAPARGADLMDQYHVFSTDDMVNWVDHGEILRASDVPWGRPEGGFMWAPDAAYKDGTYYFYFPHPSGTEWNTTWKIGVATSSQPASGFVVQGYIPGLDALIDPAVFIDDDGQAYFYHGGGGVAKGGRLKDNMMEIDGQMQTMAGLEDFHEAAWVHKRNGLYYLSYSDNHDVGDQHNRMRYATSTNPLGPWTSRGIYMDPTDSYTNHGSIVEYKGQWYAFYHNSSLSGDDWLRSVAVDKLFYNADGTIRKVVQTKEHGAPYGGVARAIPGTIQAEDFDEGGQAVSYSDSDAENLGGAYRPNEAVDIAANASGGHHVGWLGGSEWLEYTVEVANSGNYELELRVASESGSSLRIMVDGIDATGQVPVPATGAWQSYTTISTPITLTAGQHILQLRAGGAFNIDFMRFSNTGGDGQTPFGGTPWAIPGTIEMENFDNGGEGVAYHDADAANNGNAGRTNEGVDTENASGGGLNVGWTSSGEWLEYTVNAATSGTYDLEFRVATIFGGGNFHVQFDGEDKTGLIPTSNTGGWQTWTSVTAENVALDAGEQVMRVYLDNANFNLDKVIITPANPDVPDDDPVAYRIRNVWQNSYLGDGGATVTYSNSPNSANFEWQLEEVAGGLQEIRNRATGDYMHIENLTGNIQCTTRTSGWASARWHIADAGNSQLRIRNAWQGNDYIHVENLNGNAQHGGIYMEWSSAKWVLEVVED, from the coding sequence ATGACTTTTTTTTCACACTCACGCATCGTCAAAAAAATTGCAGTGCTTTTTGCAAGTTCTCTATTCGCTTTTCCCACTTTCGCCCAAAACGAACACAATAATCTTAATCAAAAATTATTGATGGGTTATCAAGGTTGGTTCCTTGCCGCCGGTGATAACTCGCCGCCCAATGAATGGCGCCATTGGTTTAACAGCCTCACCAATCCTTCCGCCGCTAACCTCAATATTGATATGTGGCCGGACATGCGCGAATACACGCAAACCTATCCGACCAACATGACCTATGGGGACGGCTCCAGCGCGCGATTATTTTCGTCTTACGACGAAAGCACGGTGATGACCCATTTCAAATGGATGGAGGATTACGGTATCCACGGCGTTTATCTGCAACGCTTTCTCGGTGAAGCGGTAAACGATCCGCGCTTTTTTCAAGTGCGTAATAAAGTGCTGCAAAATGTGATGACCGCCGCGCAAACCCATGGCCGGCAATTCGCGGTGATGTACGACTTATCCGGCGTGCCCGACGACGGCAACCTCTACAACAAATTAATTAATGACTGGGAGTATCTGGTACAGAACTATCAGATGACGACGCAAGGCACTTACCTCAAGCAAGAAAATTTACCGGTGATTGCGCTCTGGGGTATCGGCTTTAATGAGCGCGGATTGAACCCGGATACTTTCGCGCAGATCATCGATTACTTCCAGAACAGTGCGCCGCCCGCGTATCGCGCTTACGTGGTAGGTGGTGTCCCTGGTGAGTGGCGCACGCTGACCGGCGATTCTGAAACGGATGCGCGCTGGGCGCAGGTGTATCGCTCACTGGACATGATCTCGCCCTGGACGGTGGGCCGTTATACCAACAATACCGAGGTGGATAACTGGAAGAATCAGCGCATCGTCCCGGATATGGCCGCCGCAGCGGCCAGCGGCGCGGATTATATGCCGGTGATCTGGCCGGGCTTTTCCTGGTACAACCTGCACGACGGCCCGCTCAACCAGATCCCGCGCAACGGTGGCCAATTCTATTGGCGGCAGGCCTACAACGCGCTCGACGCGGGTGCCGGGTTTATCTACGTGGCGATGTTCGACGAGGTGGACGAAGCCACCGCCATGTTCAAACTGGCGGAAACGAGCAGCGACATTCCCGCCCAAGGCAACTTCGTGACTCTTGATGCTGATGGCACAGACCTGCCCAGCGACTGGTACCTGCGTCTGGCCGGGGAAACCCAGAAGATTCTCGCGGGCACATCGCCTTTGTCCGCGACTATTCCCATCAGTCCCACTGACGAACCGGATGTGCCGGTGGGTGAACCGAAAAACCCGATCATCCGCCATATGTTTACCGCCGACCCGTCCGCCCATGTGTGGGACGACGGCCGTTTATATATCTACGCCTCCCACGATATCGCGCCCGCGCGCGGTGCGGATTTGATGGACCAATACCACGTGTTCTCCACCGACGACATGGTGAACTGGGTGGATCACGGCGAGATCCTGCGCGCCAGCGACGTGCCCTGGGGGCGGCCGGAAGGCGGTTTTATGTGGGCGCCGGATGCGGCCTACAAAGACGGCACCTACTATTTTTACTTCCCCCACCCCAGCGGCACCGAGTGGAATACCACCTGGAAGATCGGCGTGGCCACCAGCAGCCAACCCGCCAGCGGCTTTGTGGTGCAGGGTTATATTCCGGGGCTGGATGCGCTGATTGATCCGGCGGTATTTATCGATGACGACGGCCAGGCCTACTTTTACCACGGCGGTGGCGGCGTCGCGAAAGGCGGCAGGCTGAAAGACAACATGATGGAGATCGATGGCCAAATGCAAACCATGGCGGGTCTGGAGGATTTCCATGAAGCAGCCTGGGTTCATAAACGCAACGGTCTCTATTACTTGTCCTACTCTGACAACCATGACGTTGGCGACCAGCACAACCGCATGCGCTACGCCACCAGCACCAACCCCCTCGGCCCGTGGACGTCGCGCGGCATCTATATGGACCCGACGGACAGCTACACCAACCACGGTTCGATCGTGGAGTACAAGGGTCAGTGGTACGCCTTCTACCACAACAGCTCGCTCTCCGGTGACGACTGGCTGCGCTCGGTAGCGGTGGACAAATTGTTCTACAACGCCGACGGGACCATCCGGAAAGTGGTGCAAACCAAGGAACACGGCGCGCCCTATGGCGGCGTCGCGCGTGCCATTCCCGGCACCATCCAGGCAGAAGACTTCGATGAGGGCGGGCAAGCCGTTTCCTACAGCGATAGCGATGCGGAAAACCTCGGCGGCGCCTACCGACCCAACGAAGCGGTGGACATTGCAGCTAATGCGAGCGGCGGCCATCACGTCGGCTGGTTGGGCGGCAGTGAATGGCTGGAATACACCGTCGAGGTAGCCAACAGCGGCAACTATGAACTCGAACTGCGCGTAGCGTCTGAAAGCGGTAGCAGTTTGCGCATCATGGTCGATGGCATTGATGCGACTGGTCAGGTTCCAGTGCCTGCCACCGGCGCATGGCAGAGCTACACCACCATTAGCACACCCATCACGCTAACGGCCGGTCAACATATCCTGCAATTGCGCGCGGGCGGCGCATTCAATATCGACTTTATGCGCTTCAGCAACACCGGCGGCGATGGCCAGACGCCATTCGGCGGCACGCCCTGGGCCATTCCCGGCACCATCGAGATGGAGAACTTCGACAACGGTGGTGAAGGCGTGGCCTACCATGACGCGGATGCTGCCAACAACGGCAATGCCGGTCGCACCAACGAAGGCGTGGACACCGAAAACGCCAGCGGCGGCGGTTTGAATGTGGGCTGGACCAGCAGCGGCGAATGGCTGGAGTACACCGTCAATGCGGCCACCAGCGGCACCTACGACCTGGAATTCCGCGTGGCCACTATCTTCGGCGGCGGCAACTTCCATGTGCAGTTCGATGGCGAAGACAAAACCGGCTTGATTCCCACCAGCAACACCGGCGGCTGGCAAACCTGGACCAGCGTCACGGCAGAAAATGTCGCGCTCGACGCGGGCGAACAGGTAATGCGCGTTTATCTGGACAACGCCAACTTCAACCTCGACAAGGTCATTATCACCCCCGCCAACCCGGACGTACCGGACGACGACCCGGTTGCCTACCGCATTCGCAACGTCTGGCAAAACAGCTACCTCGGCGACGGTGGCGCAACAGTGACCTACAGCAACTCACCGAACAGCGCCAACTTCGAATGGCAACTGGAAGAAGTCGCCGGCGGCCTGCAAGAAATCCGCAACCGCGCCACCGGCGACTACATGCACATCGAAAACCTCACCGGGAATATCCAATGCACCACTCGCACCAGCGGCTGGGCCAGCGCCCGCTGGCACATCGCCGACGCCGGTAACAGCCAGTTGCGTATCAGAAACGCCTGGCAAGGTAATGACTACATTCATGTGGAAAACCTCAACGGCAATGCGCAGCACGGGGGTATTTATATGGAGTGGAGTAGTGCGAAGTGGGTGTTGGAGGTGGTGGAAGATTGA